Genomic segment of Blastopirellula marina:
AGGTCGCGTGTACTGGGGAAACTCGAGCAAACGATTGCCTTCGCTGAAGGAATCGTCCACTGCACTTTGTTCGTCACCAAGGACGCCGGGGATTAGGCGGATCACACTGTCGATGATCGCCATGGCTGCGACTTCGCCTCCATTGAGAACAAAGTCACCCAGCGAAACCTCTTCGGGGTGCAGAAGGTCGATCACGCGTTGATCGAAGCCTTCGTACCGCCCACATATCAGGGTCAACCGCTGCTCTTGGGCGAGTTCCTCTACCAGTGGTTGATCGAGCGTTTTGCCTTGGGGGCTCAGCAAAATCAAACGTCCAGGAGAAGGGGCCAGCGGCCGGATTTGTTCGATCGCTTCGACTACCGGCTGCACGCGAATGACCATTCCTGGTCCGCCGCCAAAGGGCCGGTCGTCGACTCGATTGTGTTTGTCGTTGGCCCAGTTCCGCAAATTGTGGACATGGGCCTCAACTAGCTGCTTATCAATCGCCTTGTTCAATAGGCTTTCGCCCAGGTAGCCCGTGAAAATCTCGGGGAACAAGGTGAGGAGATCGAACCGCATGGCAGCTTACGCGCCATCCTCTTTGTTTTCGCTACCTTCGGCAGCGGCTTCCACGGCTTCGCCTTCAGCAGGAGCAGCAGCTTCGGCGCCTTCTTCGGCCGGTGCTTCTCCTTCAGCAGGAGCCGGAGCTTCTGGTTCGGGTTCTTTGATTTCCACTTTCGGAGGAACGTAAGCAGTCTTGGTCGCCATACGAGCCAAGGCTTCTTCTTGGGCAGCCACATGGGAGCCGTTGGTGCCGTACTTACGAATCAAAACGGCAACCTTTGGGGAAGGCTGAGCACCAACGCCGATCCAATAGTCGACGCGTTCGGTCTTAAGGCTAACCCGAGCATCCTTTTCTTTAATGAAAGGATCGTAGGTGCCGAGGTACTCGATGGCCTTACCATCTCGCGGGCTGCGAGAATCCATGGCGCAAATACGATAGAACGGACGATGAGTCCGGCCCATCTTCTTCATGCGAATGCGAACTGCCACTTAACGTTACTCCTAAGGTAAATCTGTTAGCACAACATGCTCAACGACGAGGTTAACGACGCCGCTTTTTGAGCTTCTTTTTGAGTTTCTTGTGATTCTGGATGTCCTTCGAGGTCATCCGTTTACCGGTACTTTGTTTCTGTTTTTTGACACGGCCGGTCGGATCCATGAGCTCGCCACTGCGAAGCTTCCGCATCATATCCATTGCACCGCCCATGCCGCCCCCGGCCATCCCCTTCATCATGGTGGCCATCGAATCAAACTGCTTGAGCAGCTCGTTCACTTCTTGAGGGGAAACGCCTGAGCCTTTGGCGATTCGCTGACGACGGCTATTGTCGATCAGCTTTGGATTGGATCGTTCGTCTGGGGTCATCGAATCGATCATGCCGCCCAGGCGACGCATCTCTTTCTCGTGGTCGCCACCTTGCAACAGCTTGCCAAGCTCCCCCATGCCGGGCATCAAGCCGAGCATCTTCTGCATCAGGCCAGGGCGGGCAATCTGATTGAGCTGTTTACGGAAGTCGTCCAGGGTGAACTGCCCCTTTTGGAGACGTTCCTGCGTCTTTTGAACTTGTTCCTGATCGAACTCGCGCTGGGCCAGTTCAAACATCGAGAGGATATCGCCCATCCCCAAGATGCGGCTGGCCATACGATCAGGATGGAACGGTTCCAGACCGTCCATGTGCTCGCTGACGCCAATGAACTTGATGGGCACGCCGGTGACATGCTTGACCGAAAGCAACGCACCACCACGGGCGTCACCGTCAAGCTTGGTCATCATCACGCCGTCCAGCTCTAAAGCATCATTAAATGCTTTAGCACTATTGACCGCGTCTTGCCCGGTCATGCCGTCGACCACCAGGTAAACCTGGTCGGGCTGAACTTTTAGGTCGATCGTTTTGAGCTGGTTCATCAGCTCTTCGTCGATCGCCAAACGGCCTGCCGTATCAAGGATCACCACGTCGATGCCATTATCGCGGGCATGCTTTACCGCGTTCTGGCAGACGGCGATCGGGTCGGATGCACCCTCTTCGCTGTAAACGAGCGTGTCGACACTTTCGCCGACAACGTGCAACTGGTGCACAGCTGCGGGACGCTGAAGGTCGGCCGCGACCAGCAAGGCTTTTTTGCCTTCTTGACCGATCAAGCGAGCTAACTTACCGCAGGTGGTGGTCTTACCGGCACCCTGCAGACCGCACATCATCAGCACGGTGACATCGGGTTTCAGGTGCAGCGAAGGATCGGAATCGCCACCGAGGATATCGACCAGGGATTCCTGAACGATACCGACGAGCTGTTGTTCGGGTTTGAGCGATTTCAGAACGTCTTGTCCGATTGCTTTGTCGGACACGTCTTTCATGAAATCTTTGACGACCGTGTAGCTTACGTCTGCTTCGAGCAGCGCGTTCTCGACCATCTTCAGGCCTTCCCGCATGTTCGCTTCGGTCAATCGGCCTTGTCCGCGCAGCGTCTTAAACGCCGATCGTAAGCCGTCTTGTAACGAATCAAACATAGGAAATTTCGCTTAGGGTCGAGATTTCTGGTTCATCGGGGAAGTTCGCGTTTAGTCCGGATATCTTGGCCGTTTTATCGGCGAAACATATCTACGGACCACTCCCGAGAGATGGGTCGAAACGCGTATTCTAGCGAACCCAACGCCAGATTGGCAATTGGTAATAGGACGATGAGCGGCGATTTCCGGCGGATCGCCCCCATAACGAGGGTCAGATCCGCCGAGCGGAAATTCATAAGGTGGCGGGAACTGCCTATTTTTGGACCGCTTCTGCCGGGGCTTCGGGACGCTGTTTAACTGGTAGTGGTTCGAGACCATTGATGGTCAGCGTCGAAACTTGGTTCGTCTTCAAATCGAGGACACGAATCAAATGATTGTTGGTGTCCGCGATGTAAAGCTTGCCTCCA
This window contains:
- the trmD gene encoding tRNA (guanosine(37)-N1)-methyltransferase TrmD, translating into MRFDLLTLFPEIFTGYLGESLLNKAIDKQLVEAHVHNLRNWANDKHNRVDDRPFGGGPGMVIRVQPVVEAIEQIRPLAPSPGRLILLSPQGKTLDQPLVEELAQEQRLTLICGRYEGFDQRVIDLLHPEEVSLGDFVLNGGEVAAMAIIDSVIRLIPGVLGDEQSAVDDSFSEGNRLLEFPQYTRPREYRGLSVPEVLLGGNHQEILAWRKQQSLEKTRVRRADLLNKPSDDPNENKR
- the rpsP gene encoding 30S ribosomal protein S16 gives rise to the protein MAVRIRMKKMGRTHRPFYRICAMDSRSPRDGKAIEYLGTYDPFIKEKDARVSLKTERVDYWIGVGAQPSPKVAVLIRKYGTNGSHVAAQEEALARMATKTAYVPPKVEIKEPEPEAPAPAEGEAPAEEGAEAAAPAEGEAVEAAAEGSENKEDGA
- the ffh gene encoding signal recognition particle protein, translating into MFDSLQDGLRSAFKTLRGQGRLTEANMREGLKMVENALLEADVSYTVVKDFMKDVSDKAIGQDVLKSLKPEQQLVGIVQESLVDILGGDSDPSLHLKPDVTVLMMCGLQGAGKTTTCGKLARLIGQEGKKALLVAADLQRPAAVHQLHVVGESVDTLVYSEEGASDPIAVCQNAVKHARDNGIDVVILDTAGRLAIDEELMNQLKTIDLKVQPDQVYLVVDGMTGQDAVNSAKAFNDALELDGVMMTKLDGDARGGALLSVKHVTGVPIKFIGVSEHMDGLEPFHPDRMASRILGMGDILSMFELAQREFDQEQVQKTQERLQKGQFTLDDFRKQLNQIARPGLMQKMLGLMPGMGELGKLLQGGDHEKEMRRLGGMIDSMTPDERSNPKLIDNSRRQRIAKGSGVSPQEVNELLKQFDSMATMMKGMAGGGMGGAMDMMRKLRSGELMDPTGRVKKQKQSTGKRMTSKDIQNHKKLKKKLKKRRR